The Maledivibacter sp. DNA segment AAATTTACATAATATAATTACAGTTAATTTAAATACGGTATTAATTCCATAATCATATTATATTTCGGTGTTATTTCCCTTTGAAAAGCATATATAATATAAAAAGCTAGAGGAGATTCCCCTAGCTTTTTTCAGTATACTTTATTCACAGAAGCTTAAAAATGCCTCTGATACCATAGCATACTCTTTATCCTCTTCAATTTGTGATAACATAGGGCCTTCCTCAGTTTCTTTATATCCATATAAGTATACATCCTCTTGGCCCTGTGGAAGTAAAGCAATGTACTCTTTTTCCCCTACTTCAAATACAGCTAATACTTGACAAGCTAACTCTTCCCCATCCCCTAGTGTTAAATATATCATTTCTACATCTTCATGGGAATGTCCTGAGCAACTACCTCCACATTCGCATTCATGTTCCTCATCATGTTGATGGTTACCCTGACATCCACAACCATGTTTTTCATCATGTTGATGATCATGTCCACAATTACAATTATGATTTTTTTCTTTATTCATTATAACCCTCCTGCAAATATAATTTACTCAATAACTCCATAATTATTTTTATTACATATCCATGATTAATATATTTTATCATAATTCATAATTATTGTATATCCTTCTAAGATATAATAACAGGTG contains these protein-coding regions:
- a CDS encoding DUF1292 domain-containing protein, with the protein product MNKEKNHNCNCGHDHQHDEKHGCGCQGNHQHDEEHECECGGSCSGHSHEDVEMIYLTLGDGEELACQVLAVFEVGEKEYIALLPQGQEDVYLYGYKETEEGPMLSQIEEDKEYAMVSEAFLSFCE